The Limisphaera ngatamarikiensis genome includes a window with the following:
- a CDS encoding NADH-quinone oxidoreductase subunit J family protein → MDLTFVLTGLITLAGAVAAVWLRNLVHAVLALAVSFAGVAAVYLQLGAEFLGFVQILIYVGAVAILIVFALLLTRGGEVPVGGVHASRWWVGALVALAVLGVLGWSGWAAADRGGVGDAPSVTVADLGRDLVTRWVFPLQVLAVLLTAALMGAVLLAWKEEGDAQGVDAPGPSGEETRR, encoded by the coding sequence ATGGACCTGACGTTTGTGTTGACGGGTCTGATCACCCTGGCGGGTGCGGTGGCCGCTGTCTGGTTGCGGAACCTGGTGCATGCGGTTCTGGCGCTGGCGGTTTCTTTTGCCGGGGTGGCAGCGGTGTATTTGCAGCTGGGGGCGGAGTTCCTGGGGTTTGTGCAGATCCTGATTTATGTGGGTGCGGTGGCGATTTTGATTGTGTTTGCGTTGTTGCTGACGCGGGGCGGGGAAGTGCCGGTGGGCGGCGTGCACGCGTCGCGCTGGTGGGTGGGGGCTTTGGTGGCATTGGCCGTGTTGGGCGTCCTGGGATGGTCGGGTTGGGCGGCTGCGGATCGGGGTGGTGTGGGGGACGCCCCCTCCGTGACGGTGGCGGATTTGGGTCGGGACCTTGTGACGCGCTGGGTGTTTCCGTTGCAGGTGCTGGCGGTGTTGTTGACGGCGGCGTTGATGGGTGCCGTGTTGCTGGCGTGGAAAGAGGAGGGGGACGCCCAGGGAGTGGACGCCCCGGGCCCTTCGGGTGAGGAGACCAGGCGATGA
- the nuoK gene encoding NADH-quinone oxidoreductase subunit NuoK produces the protein MSQLTGCLWLSAALFATGLAAVLTRRNAVAVLIGVELMLNAANLNFVAFWRYGAGAGDGSGLVFALFAIAVAAAEAAVGLALVIAVYRHYRTAHVDELDRLRG, from the coding sequence ATGAGCCAACTGACCGGCTGTTTGTGGTTGAGTGCCGCGCTGTTTGCGACGGGTCTGGCAGCGGTGCTGACCCGGCGGAATGCGGTCGCGGTGTTGATCGGCGTGGAGCTGATGTTGAACGCGGCCAATCTGAATTTTGTGGCGTTTTGGCGGTACGGTGCCGGGGCCGGCGACGGCTCCGGTCTTGTGTTTGCGCTGTTTGCGATCGCAGTGGCGGCGGCCGAGGCGGCCGTGGGTCTGGCCTTGGTGATTGCCGTGTACCGTCACTATCGAACGGCGCACGTGGATGAACTGGATCGGCTGCGGGGATAG